The nucleotide window GCGAACTACACGGAGCTTCCCGGCGCGGGAATCTTGGGCCTGGCCGAACAAAACTTCGCCACGGGCGTCGCGGGCTCCTATCTGAGTTTCCGGACGACCAACCTGAACGCGGGAGCGCTCTCCGAGAAAATGCGGATCACCGCGAACGGGAACGTCGGAATCGGTATCACTGCGCCGTCGGGACTTCTGCATGTAGAAGGTGGCGAAATCATCGCCGGCCCCGTCGCCACTGGCGCGGGCAACTCGGGTCGCCTGCAACTGCGTGAATTGGCCGCCAACGGGACAAACGGCGTCTCTTTACGCGCCGCCGACGCTATGGCCGCAAACTATACCCTGACCCTTCCCGCCGCCACCGGTACTTCGGGACAGCTCTTGATGACCGATGGTGCCGGTAACTTGGGCTGGGCGACGAATACGGGCGGAACTCTCAACTGGTCGCAAGGTGGAAATTCCTTCGGTCAAACCGGAACGCTCGGCACGAACGATAGTCATCCTCTCGCGCTGCGCACAGCGGGCACCACACGCATGACGATTAACTCGGGCGGTAGCGTCGGGATCGGCACCGACACTCCTGTCGCCACTCTGAACGTCAATGGTTCGGCCCAAATCGAACGAAGCTTGACTGTCTATAACCACAGCGCCAACGTCTATTCCCCGAACGGAAGCGCGATGGCTCCGGAAGGCGGTGGGCATTGGTTCTACAATCCTTCGGCCACCGCCGGGGCCGCATCGAGCCTCATTATCGGTTCAAGGAACGGAACCGGCTACAACCACGCCTATCTCGGCGCGGTCGCACCGGCGTCTGGATATACCCCCAGCATCGTGATCGGCCAACAGACCGCAGCGACCACTTACGCCGAACGTCTGCGGATCGATGCGAACGGATATATGGGTCTGGGCACCACCGCTCCCAGTGGACGCCTGCACGTCCGCAATACCGGGACCACGATGCCCTCGTTGTCGACGGACACGGAGATTATCGTACAAAACAACTCCGGAGCCAGCAGTCAGGCCGGCATTTCGATCATTGGTGGAACCACCGGATATTCTTCGATCGCGATGGGTGACGGTGCCGCTCAATACCGGGCTTGGATCGGTTCGGACAACGCGAACAGCGCGCTCCGCTTCGGCACCGGCCTCAACGAGCAGGCCCGCATCGCGGCGGATGGAAAAATGGGTCTCGGCACCGCCGTCCCGACCGAACTTTTACACCTATCGGGCGGAAATATGTTGTTGAGCCCCGTTTCGGCGGGCGCGGGCAACACCGCACGACTGCGGATGCGCGAGCTCGTCGCAAACGGCTCGCATGCGGTCTCGCTACGCGCTCCGGATTCGATCGCGGCGGATTTCACGCTCACGTTGCCCGCCGCAACCGGAAGCTCGGGACAATTGTTGACGACCGATGGTTCCGGCAACCTGGGTTGGGTCAACAACACCGGCGGAACCCTCAATTGGTCGCAAGGTGGAAACTCGTTCGGACAGACCGGGACTCTTGGCACGAATGATAACAACGCCTTGGCGTTCAGAACGAACAACAACACCCGCATGACCATCACCCCCGGCGGAGCGGTCGGGATCGGTACGAGCAACCCCGACCAAACACTGACCGTCGAGGACACCACTTTTGTCGGCATCAGCATCAAGGCGACGAACGGTTATACTCACGCCTTCCCCGGTCTCAACATCGATGCCTACCAAGGCGGGAGCTTCGCGGGGCATCCCCGCATCAATTTCTTCAACGCGCGCGGTTCGGAAGCTTCCACGAATCCGACGCCCGCCGGTCTCCACCTAGGTGTCGTCAACTTCATGGGATACACCGGTTCAGATGCGGAATTCTCCTCCGCGATCTACGCGGTCTCCGACGCCACATTCACTGCGGGCAGCAGCCCCTCGTCACTGGTCTTTACAACCACACCCTCGGGATCGACGAGCTCGACAGAGCGGATGATCATCAAAGGCTCGGGGAACGTCGGGATCGGCACCACCGCGCCTTCAGGACGTCTGCACGTCGACGGCGGCGAGATCATCGCCGGCCCCATCGCCGCGGGCGCGGGCAACTCGGGTCGCTTGCAGCTGCGCGAGCTCGCCGTGAACGGCACGAACGGGGTTTCGCTCCGTGCCGCCGATACGATGGCGTCGAACTACACCCTGACTCTTCCCGCCGGTACCGGTACGAACGGTCAGATTCTGCAGACCGACGCGTCCGGCAACCTTTCGTGGGTGACCAATTCGGGCGGAACAACCAACTGGGCGCAAGGTGGGAACTCGTTCGGTCAAACCGGAACCATCGGCACCAACGACAACCAAGCGCTCGCATTTGAAACCAACAACAACACCCGCATGTTCATCAACAGCGGCGGTAGCGTCGCGATCGGAACGGGCACCCCCGAAGGCCTGATGGATGTGCGTGGGATGCTGTCGATTGGACCTTCACATTCGGGAATAAACAACCCCAACTCGGTGCTCGTGGCGCGCTCGCCGGATACATTCAATCCGCACTTCATCCTGGAGAAAGTCGGCCAAAACACCGGCGGATTCGCGCTGGACAACAACAACTTCATTATGGCCTCCGAGATGGCGGACATCACCTTCCGCACGGGCGTAAATTACCAGGGTGATTATACGACGACCGGCAGCGAAGTCATGCGTATCAAGAACAACGGAAACGTCGGTATCGGCGAGACCGATCCGGACGACATGCTCCACATCTCGGCGGCGCCGGGAGAGAAGGCCCGCGCCCGCTTCTCGGCGTGGGGTGGAATCTATCATCGTCACTACTCGATCGGTACGGACGGTAGCACCTCGACGATCGACCCGCCTTACTTCGACTTCTCGATTCGCGACGAAGACGCGGGCCAGGACCGTCTGACGGTCGCCTGGTCGAGCGGTTACGTGGGGATCGGCGAAATCGATCCCGACGAGCGCCTGCACGTGAACGGGAACGTCTTGGCCACGGCGTATCTGTACAGCTCGGACGTGCGTTTGAAGAAGGACTTCGTGCTGTTGGATCACTCCCTCGAAAAACTTCTGGAACTGGAGCCCGTCACGTATCGGTGGATCCATCCGCAGAACCCCGAGGCCGACCGCGAGCAGATCGGTTTGAAAGCGCAACAGGTGCGCGACGTCTATCCGCAAGCGGTCCGCGAGGACGATAAAGGTTTCTTGCGTCTGGATTACCCGGCGTTGATCGCCCCCGTCATCAAAGCGATCCAAGAGCTTTACTACGAACTCGTCGGAGTGAAACGTTCGATCGCCTCGAAAGCCGAGCAAACGGACGTCGACGCGCTGAAGGCCGATAACGAAGCCAAAGACCGCGAGATCCGTCAGCTGAAACAGGAAAACGAAGCGATCAAAGGCTGGATCTGCGCGAAAGATCCGAACGCCGAGCTCTGTCGCTAATTCGCAACCCCTTTGACCGTGCTTTCCGTCGCGGCCGTCAGGCTCTGCGACTCGCGCTTCGGCTCGACGAGCGGCGCGGGTTTGGGAATCGCGTTTCCGTACATGAGCTGACGTCCCGCCGTGAAGCTCTGCCCGCCCGACGCGATGTCGAGCTCCATCCGCTCGCGGTCCCGACGACGGATATCCGCCGAGACCAAGGTGACTTCATCCTCACTAACGCCGATTTCCAAAAG belongs to Pseudobdellovibrionaceae bacterium and includes:
- a CDS encoding tail fiber domain-containing protein; this translates as ISLRAPDTLAANYALTLPAATGSTGQFLATDGAGNLSWATNPGGTLGWVQGGNSFGQTGTLGTNDNQDLALRTNGTTRLHITNSGYVGIGTTSGTHALNVNGNINLMNATDSIRLNGNAIFSRYPGQWGHINTFIGTERPMSSLNTAMAWGNLAIGYDSGNSLTLGGGNTSVGIYSSRNVTDAINNTAIGFSALSGTGVGSGNTVIGSHALNNSTNATTGGNTAVGAHALHQLTSGVDITAIGNSAGYDLQTGGHNLFIGRGAGAGLVNGARNIFIGSSNLTAPTGTMNDFMTIGNLIYGRSMTGTGTTSAGRVGIRTDDPQAVLDVFGTGADSAMLIPRDTTANRPTGVDGMIRYNSQTSKFEGFQAGLWTDMIASGAGTLGWAQGGNSFGQTGTLGTNDNQPLVFETNNVARMTLGTNGFLGIGSIAPINGLTIGAANNPDLSAISVVNTDSSTARYPSVVAVNYMGSANLGHPMLAVVNSRGNYGGPAPVVAGDTLGALEFRGRLANYTELPGAGILGLAEQNFATGVAGSYLSFRTTNLNAGALSEKMRITANGNVGIGITAPSGLLHVEGGEIIAGPVATGAGNSGRLQLRELAANGTNGVSLRAADAMAANYTLTLPAATGTSGQLLMTDGAGNLGWATNTGGTLNWSQGGNSFGQTGTLGTNDSHPLALRTAGTTRMTINSGGSVGIGTDTPVATLNVNGSAQIERSLTVYNHSANVYSPNGSAMAPEGGGHWFYNPSATAGAASSLIIGSRNGTGYNHAYLGAVAPASGYTPSIVIGQQTAATTYAERLRIDANGYMGLGTTAPSGRLHVRNTGTTMPSLSTDTEIIVQNNSGASSQAGISIIGGTTGYSSIAMGDGAAQYRAWIGSDNANSALRFGTGLNEQARIAADGKMGLGTAVPTELLHLSGGNMLLSPVSAGAGNTARLRMRELVANGSHAVSLRAPDSIAADFTLTLPAATGSSGQLLTTDGSGNLGWVNNTGGTLNWSQGGNSFGQTGTLGTNDNNALAFRTNNNTRMTITPGGAVGIGTSNPDQTLTVEDTTFVGISIKATNGYTHAFPGLNIDAYQGGSFAGHPRINFFNARGSEASTNPTPAGLHLGVVNFMGYTGSDAEFSSAIYAVSDATFTAGSSPSSLVFTTTPSGSTSSTERMIIKGSGNVGIGTTAPSGRLHVDGGEIIAGPIAAGAGNSGRLQLRELAVNGTNGVSLRAADTMASNYTLTLPAGTGTNGQILQTDASGNLSWVTNSGGTTNWAQGGNSFGQTGTIGTNDNQALAFETNNNTRMFINSGGSVAIGTGTPEGLMDVRGMLSIGPSHSGINNPNSVLVARSPDTFNPHFILEKVGQNTGGFALDNNNFIMASEMADITFRTGVNYQGDYTTTGSEVMRIKNNGNVGIGETDPDDMLHISAAPGEKARARFSAWGGIYHRHYSIGTDGSTSTIDPPYFDFSIRDEDAGQDRLTVAWSSGYVGIGEIDPDERLHVNGNVLATAYLYSSDVRLKKDFVLLDHSLEKLLELEPVTYRWIHPQNPEADREQIGLKAQQVRDVYPQAVREDDKGFLRLDYPALIAPVIKAIQELYYELVGVKRSIASKAEQTDVDALKADNEAKDREIRQLKQENEAIKGWICAKDPNAELCR